One genomic window of Candidatus Nitrosopumilus sediminis includes the following:
- a CDS encoding MTH1187 family thiamine-binding protein codes for MIQAEISIYPMATRTTSASFYIAKAIESIQKMKNLRYEINAMGTILESDNIDTINSATKQMMETVHNLGIARVEVIIKIDSRRDKHAKMEEKLESIKKQMS; via the coding sequence TTGATTCAGGCAGAAATCAGTATTTATCCCATGGCAACTAGAACGACTAGTGCCAGTTTTTACATTGCAAAAGCAATAGAATCCATTCAAAAAATGAAGAATCTCAGATATGAAATTAATGCCATGGGGACAATTTTAGAATCAGATAACATTGATACGATAAACTCGGCAACAAAACAAATGATGGAAACAGTTCACAATCTAGGAATTGCAAGAGTGGAAGTAATAATCAAAATAGATTCAAGAAGAGACAAACATGCCAAAATGGAAGAAAAATTAGAGTCTATTAAAAAACAAATGAGTTAG
- a CDS encoding MqnA/MqnD/SBP family protein gives MEISVGHTPDSDDAFMFYGMFTGKVPSPDFKVNHVIEDIEKLNRKATDPELDVTAVSVHACAFIPGYTILRSGGSFGINYGPIVTARKQMTIDEIKKCKIAIPGKMTSAFLLLQLMIGKFDYVEMNFSDIPEAVKSGKVDVGLVIHETQLSYEQEGNVKILDVGEWWDKTTGGLPVPLGINVMRTDLGMDTIVKFDKYLQSSIEFGIEHFDDAIDYAMQYARGKERSLIEKFVKMYVNKVTVNMGDPGEEAIRRLFKMAKEKGLVPDFEISIASK, from the coding sequence ATGGAAATTTCTGTAGGACATACTCCTGATTCAGATGACGCATTCATGTTTTATGGAATGTTTACAGGAAAGGTCCCATCACCAGATTTTAAGGTAAATCACGTTATTGAAGATATTGAGAAATTAAATCGTAAAGCAACAGATCCAGAGCTTGATGTAACCGCAGTTTCAGTTCATGCATGTGCATTCATTCCAGGATATACAATCTTGAGAAGTGGCGGGAGTTTTGGAATTAACTATGGACCGATTGTAACTGCTCGAAAACAAATGACAATTGATGAAATTAAAAAATGTAAAATTGCCATACCGGGAAAAATGACTTCAGCATTTTTACTATTGCAATTAATGATTGGGAAATTTGATTATGTTGAAATGAATTTTAGTGATATTCCAGAAGCTGTAAAATCAGGCAAAGTGGATGTAGGGCTAGTTATTCATGAAACCCAATTATCATATGAACAAGAAGGAAATGTCAAAATTTTAGATGTTGGGGAATGGTGGGATAAAACAACCGGAGGGCTACCAGTCCCACTAGGAATCAATGTCATGAGAACAGATCTAGGCATGGATACAATTGTAAAGTTTGATAAATATCTCCAATCATCAATTGAGTTTGGAATCGAACATTTCGATGATGCCATAGATTATGCCATGCAATATGCTAGAGGAAAAGAACGAAGTTTGATTGAAAAATTTGTAAAAATGTATGTGAACAAAGTTACTGTAAACATGGGAGATCCAGGAGAAGAGGCCATTAGAAGGTTATTCAAAATGGCAAAAGAGAAAGGCCTAGTCCCAGACTTTGAAATCAGCATTGCCAGCAAGTAA
- a CDS encoding sugar isomerase codes for MNSIDAFEEDIQLQLDFLKSFKKQKTLSIEKQKNILFTGSGDSLVSCLLAESFSGGLAKAIDPLDLYQNKGMAKSKHVCFVSVSGNTITNIKVAKTAQKSTAITSKSQSRLAKVSDSSIILNSPNSGVFTAGSISFLDSALTCISLVKNIKIPDPSLFKTAESSAKKAKISKRIFVLGNLFTFPVAMYCAAKFYEILGYDVHYSRIEQFSHMELFSVKKGDTVIIFEEKNIHATQLGNNLKKIGINVVHPAIPSEKLSQVIYCIFFSQLIALYEAKKMRKKECHFVTAEKIRDVSNRMIY; via the coding sequence ATGAATTCAATTGATGCATTTGAGGAAGACATTCAATTACAATTAGATTTTCTGAAATCCTTCAAAAAACAAAAAACATTATCTATTGAAAAACAAAAAAATATTCTTTTCACAGGCAGTGGTGATTCACTTGTCTCTTGTTTACTGGCAGAGTCTTTTTCAGGAGGATTGGCAAAGGCAATAGATCCCCTCGATTTGTATCAAAATAAAGGAATGGCAAAATCAAAACATGTGTGTTTTGTATCTGTTTCTGGAAATACTATTACAAACATCAAGGTTGCAAAAACTGCACAAAAATCAACTGCAATCACATCTAAATCTCAAAGTAGATTGGCCAAAGTATCTGATAGTTCCATTATTCTTAATTCACCAAATAGTGGGGTTTTCACTGCTGGCAGTATCTCTTTTTTGGATAGCGCATTAACTTGCATCTCTTTGGTAAAAAATATCAAAATCCCTGATCCCTCATTATTTAAAACTGCAGAGTCATCTGCCAAAAAAGCTAAAATCTCAAAACGTATTTTTGTTTTGGGGAATCTTTTCACTTTTCCTGTGGCAATGTATTGCGCTGCAAAGTTTTATGAAATTCTAGGATACGATGTACATTATTCTAGAATTGAGCAGTTTTCACACATGGAGTTATTTTCAGTCAAAAAAGGTGACACTGTGATTATTTTTGAGGAGAAAAACATCCATGCAACACAATTAGGAAATAACCTCAAAAAAATTGGCATTAATGTAGTCCATCCTGCTATCCCATCAGAAAAACTATCTCAGGTGATCTATTGTATTTTCTTTTCACAATTAATTGCACTCTATGAAGCCAAAAAGATGCGAAAAAAAGAATGTCATTTTGTCACGGCAGAAAAAATTCGTGATGTTTCTAACCGTATGATTTACTGA
- a CDS encoding radical SAM protein, with product MLEQLVGDSQSLDRALAGEELSYKDGLELMNYDNLHLLGAVADNTRKKLVGDTVTFAASYYMNYTNVCAASCQMCAFYRKDGADDAYTLTPQEIEQRVGIAEQMGATEVHIVGGFHPKLPLEYYEDMMRAIKKSHPQLNIKALTAAEIYYLSKLTKNSTKEILSRLKDAGLDSMPGGGAELFHPDIRGKIVRGKCTGQQWLDVIEEAHNMGIKSNVTMLYGHIEKPEHIIDHLIKVRELQKKTNGFLTLIPLKFSLDNTELEQEHLVNNECSSVYDLRIIALSRLMLANVLNNISVYWVAYGKKLAQVALSNGGNDLVGTAFSEEIYKAAGKTTSSSVEELATMVKEIGRIPAQRNTHFDILKKF from the coding sequence ATGTTAGAACAACTAGTTGGAGATTCACAATCTTTAGATCGTGCTTTGGCTGGGGAAGAACTCTCATACAAAGATGGTCTTGAATTGATGAATTATGATAATTTACATTTACTTGGTGCTGTTGCAGATAACACTAGAAAAAAACTAGTAGGTGACACTGTAACTTTTGCAGCATCATATTACATGAACTACACGAATGTCTGTGCAGCTAGTTGTCAGATGTGTGCATTTTATCGTAAGGATGGTGCAGATGATGCATACACACTAACTCCTCAAGAAATTGAACAAAGAGTTGGAATTGCAGAGCAGATGGGTGCAACAGAGGTCCATATAGTTGGAGGCTTTCATCCTAAACTCCCTTTGGAATATTATGAGGATATGATGAGGGCAATCAAAAAAAGTCATCCTCAATTGAACATCAAGGCACTAACTGCAGCTGAGATTTATTATTTGTCAAAATTAACAAAAAATTCTACAAAAGAAATTTTATCTCGTCTAAAGGATGCAGGACTTGATTCAATGCCTGGTGGGGGTGCTGAACTATTTCACCCTGACATTAGAGGAAAAATTGTGAGAGGAAAATGTACTGGACAGCAATGGCTTGATGTCATAGAAGAGGCTCATAATATGGGAATCAAAAGTAATGTCACTATGCTTTATGGCCATATAGAAAAGCCTGAACATATTATTGATCACCTGATTAAGGTCCGTGAATTACAAAAGAAAACAAATGGATTTCTAACTTTGATTCCTTTGAAATTCAGCTTAGATAATACTGAATTGGAGCAAGAACATTTGGTAAATAATGAATGTTCATCCGTATATGATTTAAGAATAATTGCATTATCTAGATTGATGCTTGCAAATGTATTGAACAATATCTCTGTTTACTGGGTAGCATATGGAAAAAAGCTTGCACAGGTTGCATTATCTAATGGAGGAAATGATCTAGTGGGAACAGCATTCTCTGAAGAAATCTACAAGGCAGCTGGAAAAACAACATCTTCTTCAGTTGAAGAACTTGCAACAATGGTCAAAGAAATAGGTCGTATTCCTGCCCAAAGAAATACTCACTTTGATATCTTGAAAAAATTCTAA
- a CDS encoding elongation factor EF-2, whose translation MVKFKSTSEVLKIIKNKDNIRNFGVIAHVDHGKTTMSDSLLANSGIIAPSAAGKALAMDFDKEEQERGITIYQANVTLLFAQKGQEYVINMIDTPGHVDFSGRVIRSLRAIDGAVVVCDAVEGIMTQTETVTRMALEERVKPVLFINKVDRLIKELRLTPEKMQAQLAEVVSNFNTLVDTYAEPEYKEKWKVSIQDASVTFGSAKDRWAINTDLMKERGITFKDVIDAYNDEKLEALIEKAPLADAVLGMVVKHHPAPHDAIKYRIPQIWKGDLDSDVGKALLAGSDDGPTIMMVVNMVLDPAAGPVAIGRLFSGTIKDGQTLHIIDEKREGRVQSVNFFMGNQREQVGELGAGNIPALLGLTECRAGNTLSSIKDIPMFEGVKYVSEPVVQIAIEPKHPKDLPKLVEILKQLTIEDPNLIVKIDEESGETIVAGMGVLHLDVATHRIQDAKCEIVTSEPLINYRETVKGACEPIMAKSPNRHNKIFMKVEPLEPEIAHMLRTGEISDIKDKKVVADLLKGAGWDTDTIKRVMKFDSRGNVLINGTKGVQFVQESTDSINSGFEEVMKEGPLCKEQMRDCKFIFTHFVPHEDTAHRGLSQLGPASRRACMGALLTAGTAVLEPTLAIEVRVPTDLVGNVATILSGKRGKVLDMSQKGASSIVVGEIPASETFTLSEAMRGQTAGRATWNTSFKAWTEVPKSMLAAAVADIRKRKGLAPEPPSVNEFPPISCLTHCCFSL comes from the coding sequence ATGGTAAAATTCAAGTCTACATCTGAGGTATTGAAAATTATCAAGAACAAAGACAATATTCGTAACTTTGGTGTTATTGCTCACGTAGACCATGGAAAAACAACGATGAGTGACAGCCTTTTGGCAAACTCTGGAATTATTGCCCCCTCAGCTGCTGGAAAAGCACTTGCTATGGACTTTGATAAAGAAGAGCAAGAAAGAGGAATTACAATTTACCAGGCAAATGTTACATTGCTATTTGCCCAAAAAGGTCAAGAATATGTAATTAATATGATTGACACACCTGGCCACGTAGATTTTAGTGGTAGGGTAATTCGTAGTCTTAGAGCAATTGATGGTGCAGTAGTTGTTTGTGATGCAGTTGAAGGTATCATGACACAAACTGAAACTGTAACTAGAATGGCCCTTGAAGAAAGAGTAAAACCTGTTTTGTTTATCAATAAAGTAGACCGACTTATCAAAGAACTAAGATTAACCCCAGAAAAAATGCAAGCCCAATTGGCAGAAGTAGTTTCAAATTTCAATACACTAGTTGACACATATGCAGAACCAGAATACAAAGAAAAATGGAAAGTTTCCATTCAAGATGCAAGTGTAACATTTGGTTCGGCCAAAGACAGATGGGCAATTAATACTGATTTAATGAAAGAGAGAGGTATCACATTCAAAGATGTAATTGATGCATATAATGATGAAAAACTTGAAGCTCTTATAGAGAAAGCACCACTAGCTGATGCAGTACTTGGAATGGTTGTAAAACATCATCCAGCCCCACATGATGCAATCAAGTATAGAATTCCACAAATTTGGAAAGGTGATTTAGATTCTGATGTTGGCAAAGCTTTGCTTGCAGGATCAGATGATGGTCCAACAATTATGATGGTTGTAAACATGGTTTTAGATCCTGCAGCAGGTCCTGTTGCAATTGGAAGATTATTTTCTGGTACCATCAAAGATGGTCAAACTTTACACATTATAGATGAGAAAAGAGAAGGTCGTGTTCAATCTGTCAACTTCTTTATGGGAAACCAAAGAGAGCAAGTTGGTGAACTAGGTGCAGGAAATATTCCCGCGTTATTGGGATTAACTGAATGTAGAGCAGGAAACACTCTATCCTCAATTAAAGACATTCCTATGTTTGAAGGAGTCAAATATGTTTCAGAACCTGTCGTTCAAATTGCAATAGAGCCAAAACATCCTAAAGATTTGCCTAAACTTGTTGAAATTTTAAAACAGCTAACTATTGAAGATCCAAATCTAATTGTAAAAATCGATGAGGAATCTGGTGAGACTATTGTCGCAGGAATGGGTGTATTACACCTTGATGTCGCAACACATAGAATCCAAGATGCAAAATGTGAAATTGTTACATCTGAGCCTTTGATTAACTATAGAGAAACTGTAAAGGGTGCCTGTGAGCCAATCATGGCAAAGTCTCCAAACAGACATAACAAAATTTTCATGAAAGTAGAGCCACTCGAACCAGAAATCGCACACATGCTAAGAACTGGAGAAATCAGTGATATCAAAGACAAAAAAGTTGTTGCAGATTTACTCAAAGGCGCTGGTTGGGATACTGACACAATCAAGAGAGTGATGAAATTTGATTCCCGTGGTAATGTTTTGATTAATGGTACAAAAGGTGTGCAGTTTGTTCAAGAATCTACTGATTCTATTAATTCTGGATTTGAAGAAGTTATGAAAGAAGGTCCTTTGTGTAAAGAACAGATGAGGGATTGTAAATTCATCTTTACTCACTTTGTACCTCACGAAGATACTGCACACAGAGGTTTGTCTCAATTGGGACCTGCATCAAGACGTGCATGTATGGGTGCATTACTTACTGCCGGTACTGCAGTATTGGAACCAACACTGGCAATCGAAGTTCGTGTCCCAACTGATTTGGTTGGAAACGTTGCAACCATTCTTTCTGGTAAACGTGGTAAAGTACTTGACATGTCACAAAAGGGTGCATCAAGTATTGTTGTTGGTGAAATTCCAGCTTCTGAAACATTTACTTTATCTGAAGCAATGAGAGGTCAAACTGCAGGTCGTGCAACCTGGAATACATCATTTAAGGCATGGACTGAAGTTCCAAAATCTATGTTAGCCGCAGCTGTAGCTGATATTAGAAAGAGAAAAGGATTAGCACCAGAACCACCAAGTGTTAACGAATTTCCCCCCATTTCGTGCTTAACTCACTGCTGTTTTTCGTTATGA